In one window of Mytilus galloprovincialis chromosome 6, xbMytGall1.hap1.1, whole genome shotgun sequence DNA:
- the LOC143080899 gene encoding casein kinase II subunit alpha, producing the protein MPATSKARVYADVNALRPREYWDYESHVVEWGQQDDYQIVRKLGRGKYSEVFEAVNITNNEKCVIKILKPVKKKKIKREIKILENLRGGTNIISLMAIVKDPVSRTPALVFEHVNNTDFKQLYQTFTDYDIRFYLFELLKALDYCHSMGIMHRDVKPHNVMIDHETRKLRLIDWGLAEFYHCGMEYNVRVASRYFKGPELLLDYQMYDYSLDMWSLGCMFASMIFRKEPFFHGHDNYDQLVRIAKVLGTDELYAYIEKYQIDLDPRFNDILGRHSRKRWERFVHSENQHLVSPEALDFLDKLLRYDHLDRLTARAAMEHPYFYPIVKEQGRISSSMSGHNSPTPVPNQGTIGGATMNSTAAVNSSPVITPSMSPLPNSTAATAATAQS; encoded by the exons TCAACAAGATGATTATCAGATTGTCAGGAAACTTGGCAGAGGAAAGTACAGTGAAGTCTTTGAAGCTGTCAACATCACAAATAATGAAAAATGtgtcatcaaaattttaaag CCggtaaaaaagaagaaaataaagagAGAGATAAAGATTTTGGAAAATCTGCGTGGTGGAACTAATATAATATCGCTAATGGCGATTGTTAAAGACCCAGTA TCAAGAACACCAGCATTGGTATTCGAACATGTAAACAATACAGACTTTAAA CAATTGTATCAGACATTTACAGATTATGACAtcagattttatttatttgaattactCAAG GCATTAGATTATTGTCACAGTATGGGTATAATGCACAGAGATGTCAAACCACATAATGTTATGATAGATCATGAAACTAGAAAG CTACGACTTATAGACTGGGGTTTAGCTGAATTTTATCATTGTGGAATGGAATACAATGTAAGAGTAGCCTCTAGATATTTTAAAGGTCCAGAATTATTACTTGACTATCAG aTGTATGATTATTCATTAGACATGTGGAGTCTAGGATGTATGTTTGCTAGTATGATTTTTAGAAAAGAACCATTTTTTCATGGTCATGATAACTATGATCAG CTTGTACGAATAGCTAAAGTATTAGGAACAGATGAATTGTATGCATACATAGAAAAGTATCAAATAGATCTAGATCCGAGATTTAATGATATATTAGGAAG GCATTCACGAAAACGATGGGAAAGATTTGTACATTCTGAAAATCAACATTTAGTAAGTCCTGAAGCATTGGACTTTTTAGATAAATTATTGCGATATGATCATCTCGACAGATTAACGGCTAGGGCAGCAATGGAACACCCATATTTTT ATCCCATAGTAAAAGAGCAAGGAAGAATATCCTCATCAATGTCAGGGCACAATTCACCGACACCTGTACCTAATCAAGGAACAATCGGAG GTGCTACCATGAACAGTACTGCAGCTGTAAACAGTTCACCTGTCATCACCCCCAGTATGTCGCCCCTTCCTAACAGTACAGCTGCCACTGCGGCCACCGCCCAATCTTAG